A single region of the Epinephelus moara isolate mb chromosome 14, YSFRI_EMoa_1.0, whole genome shotgun sequence genome encodes:
- the LOC126401033 gene encoding akirin-2-like yields the protein MACGATLKRTMDFDPLMSPTSPKRRRCIPVSPSSSSSSPRKYLSMEPSPFGESSSRLSAEQILNSIKQEYKRIQKRKHLDGGYQQSECCYSPESPSQSSTMNVSSMPGTSSGGVSPTRKEQPLFTLRQVGMICERLLTEREEKVREEYEETMTSKLAEQYDTFVKFTHDQLMRRFGEQPASYVS from the exons CCACCCTGAAGAGGACCATGGATTTCGATCCGCTGATGAGCCCTACTTCCCCTAAAAGACGAAGATGCATCCCCGTGTCCCCATCGTCCTCATCCTCATCCCCTAGGAAGTATCTTAGCATGGAGCCCTCGCCATTTGGGGAGTCGTCGTCAAGGCTTAGTGCAG AACAAATCCTCAACAGCATTAAGCAGGAGTACAAACGCATTCAAAAGAGGAAGCATCTAGATGGAGGCTACCAACAGTCAGAGTGCTGCTATTCTCCAGAGTCCCCATCCCAGTCGTCTACTATGAATGTTTCCAGCATGCCAG GAACGTCCTCTGGAGGCGTTTCTCCCACTAGAAAAGAACAGCCATTATTCACCCTCAGACAAGTTGGAATGATCTGTGAACGCCTGCTGACAGAAAGGGAAGAGAAGGTGCGGGAGGAGTATGAGGAGACTATGACTTCAAAACTGGCAG AACAATACGACACCTTTGTGAAGTTCACACACGATCAGCTAATGCGACGATTCGGGGAGCAACCTGCAAGCT ATGTTTCCTGA
- the orc3 gene encoding origin recognition complex subunit 3 isoform X1, whose translation MSTSSVSKGCFVFKPSAKKKKTLSLEDHFSHGCEAADNSDLRFKLCQDLWDKIKTNTEVLQDELNRNILDSLLNFTRKCSSTRLHGDWASQMRASEIPTAALVLGVNVPDHDMTFQSLSELLQQSVTPHVASVQAKECGALKHLMKRVLERLMDTVVSVDDEEEEEAEPTSAQLHKSVHCSLSTLCDWYNTKTKKSGTPGKKRSSSDGDDLQQPPVVIIFKDLEAFNPRVLQDFILICSRYIERIPLMFIFGIATSPSTIQHMLPHSVSSLLCIELFQSLSCTQHLATVIDKLILTSQFPFKLNGKVMQVLISIFLYHDFSVRNFIKGIQLALLEHFHSQPLSVLCCKKKEAQLNMMQLSHLDLERIRQLPSFKRYAEKQEAQEQVNLFTDDAHLKEVCQRLIKDLHKYHKCYYPVLRCLHTLTSSLPRYPLGKQIRELHLICLEKNVWENEDYQSAMKLVKMLAKDELIALLQKCVEILQAAKAKKMKSALVQLEDMLAKFKQLDTVAAEPPPSVEESLTSPVKHLQKKTDLFQLQKTLLEMNETRRSKKLSPFEALRNEALEFIDSLVKSHLSSPESQTLYEVCYYTSSATVRRHLNATPRTSIQAALNSPYYYLQNESLKTEDGTVSNAAPDICIAYKLHLECGRLINLYDWLEAYATVVSAAEGNNPDSDNYGKVDEVKHARFIRAVSELEFLGFIKSTRQKTDHVARLTWGGC comes from the exons ATGTCTACTTCATCTGTGTCCAAG GGCTGCTTTGTGTTCAAGCCAAGCGCTAAGAAGAAAAAGACGCTCAGTTTAG AGGATCATTTTAGCCATGGCTGTGAAGCTGCTGACAACAGTGACCTGCGATTCAAGCTTTGTCAGGATCTGTGggacaaaatcaaaacaaacacagag GTTTTGCAGGATGAGCTCAACAGGAACATCTTGGACAGCTTGCTCAACTTCACGAGGAAGTGCTCTTCCACTCGCCTACACGGTGACTGGGCATCACAGATGAGGGCGAGTGAGATTCCCACTGCGGCGCTTGTGCTCG GTGTGAATGTCCCAGATCATGACATGACCTTTCAGAGTCTGTCTGAGCTGCTTCAGCAGTCTGTCACTCCTCATGTGGCCTCTGTACAGGCCAAAGAGTGCGGAG CACTGAAGCATTTGATGAAGAGGGTCCTGGAGAGGTTAATGGACACTGTTGTGAGTGTGGacgatgaggaagaggaggaggctgagCCGACCAGTGCTCAGCTTCACAAGAGTGTGCACTGCTCCCTCAGTACACTCTGTGATTGGTACAATACCAAAACAAAG AAATCTGGTACTCCTGGAAAAAAGCGTAGCTCCTCTGATGGAGATGATCTCCAGCAGCCTCCCGTTGTGATTATTTTCAAAGATTTGGAGGCTTTCAACCCACGAGTTCTTCAGGACTTCATACTCATCTGCAG CCGGTACATCGAACGTATTCCGCTGATGTTCATCTTTGGTATCGCCACATCACCCAGCACCATCCAACACATGCTGCCCCACTCTGTGTCCTCCCTGCTGTGTATAGAGCTCTTCCAGTCCCTCTCCTGTACACAGCACCTGGCCACAGTCATAGACAAG TTGATCCTGACATCTCAGTTCCCTTTCAAGCTCAACGGTAAAGTGATGCAGGTGCTGATCAGCATCTTCCTCTACCACGACTTCTCAGTGAGGAACTTCATCAAAGGCATCCAG CTGGCCCTGCTGGagcactttcacagtcagcctCTCAGCGTACTGTGCTGTAAGAAGAAGGAGGCTCAGCTTAATATGATGCAGCTCAGTCACCTCGACTTGGAGAGGATCAGGCAGCTGCCGTCGTTCAAAAG GTATGCAGAGAAGCAAGAAGCTCAGGAACAAGTGAATCTGTTCACAGATGACGCTCATTTAAAG GAGGTGTGTCAGAGGCTGATAAAAGACCTTCACAAATACCACAAGTGCTATTATCCCGTCCTGAGGTGTCTCCACACTCTGACATCATCGTTACCTCGTTACCCCCTCGGAAAACAG ATCAGAGAGCTGCATTTAATATGTCTCGAGAAGAACGTATGGGAGAACGAGGATTACCAGTCAGCTATGAAACTGGTGAA GATGCTGGCTAAAGACGAGCTCATCGCTTTGCTACAGAAGTGTGTGGAGATTCTGCAGGCTGCCAAAGCAAAGAAAATGAAGAGCGCTCTTGTCCAGCTGGAGGATATGCTCGCCAAATTTAAGCAGTTGGACA CAGTAGCTGCTGAACCTCCCCCCAGCGTGGAAGAGAGTCTCACCTCTCCagtgaaacatcttcaaaagAAAACCGACCTGTTCCAGCTGCAGAAG ACGCTGCTGGAGATGAACGAGACTCGGAGGTCCAAGAAGCTGAGTCCGTTCGAGGCTCTACGAAACGAAGCTCTCGAGTTTATCGACAGCTTAGTGAA GAGTCACCTGTCTTCCCCAGAGTCTCAGACACTGTATGAAGTTTGTTACTACACTTCCTCTGCCACTGTGAGACGCCACCTCAACGCAACACCTCGCACCTCCATCCAGGCTGCACTTAACAGTCCCTACTATTATCTCCAG AACGAAAGCCTAAAGACGGAGGACGGGACCGTCTCTAACGCTGCTCCTGATATCTGCATCGCATACAAACTCCATCTTGAGTGCGGCAGGCTGATTAACCTCTACGACTGGCTGGAA gCCTATGCCACTGTTGTCTCTGCGGCTGAGGGTAACAACCCAGATTCTGACAATTACGGGAAAGTGGATGAAGTCAAACA CGCTCGTTTCATCCGAGCTGTGTCTGAGCTTGAATTTTTGGGCTTCATAAAGTCCACCAGGCAGAAGACTGACCACGTGGCTCGACTCACCTGGGGAGGCTGCTGA
- the orc3 gene encoding origin recognition complex subunit 3 isoform X2 encodes MSTSSVSKGCFVFKPSAKKKKTLSLEDHFSHGCEAADNSDLRFKLCQDLWDKIKTNTEVLQDELNRNILDSLLNFTRKCSSTRLHGDWASQMRASEIPTAALVLGVNVPDHDMTFQSLSELLQQSVTPHVASVQAKECGALKHLMKRVLERLMDTVVSVDDEEEEEAEPTSAQLHKSVHCSLSTLCDWYNTKTKKSGTPGKKRSSSDGDDLQQPPVVIIFKDLEAFNPRVLQDFILICSRYIERIPLMFIFGIATSPSTIQHMLPHSVSSLLCIELFQSLSCTQHLATVIDKLILTSQFPFKLNGKVMQVLISIFLYHDFSVRNFIKGIQLALLEHFHSQPLSVLCCKKKEAQLNMMQLSHLDLERIRQLPSFKRYAEKQEAQEQVNLFTDDAHLKEVCQRLIKDLHKYHKCYYPVLRCLHTLTSSLPRYPLGKQIRELHLICLEKNVWENEDYQSAMKLVKMLAKDELIALLQKCVEILQAAKAKKMKSALVQLEDMLAKFKQLDIAAEPPPSVEESLTSPVKHLQKKTDLFQLQKTLLEMNETRRSKKLSPFEALRNEALEFIDSLVKSHLSSPESQTLYEVCYYTSSATVRRHLNATPRTSIQAALNSPYYYLQNESLKTEDGTVSNAAPDICIAYKLHLECGRLINLYDWLEAYATVVSAAEGNNPDSDNYGKVDEVKHARFIRAVSELEFLGFIKSTRQKTDHVARLTWGGC; translated from the exons ATGTCTACTTCATCTGTGTCCAAG GGCTGCTTTGTGTTCAAGCCAAGCGCTAAGAAGAAAAAGACGCTCAGTTTAG AGGATCATTTTAGCCATGGCTGTGAAGCTGCTGACAACAGTGACCTGCGATTCAAGCTTTGTCAGGATCTGTGggacaaaatcaaaacaaacacagag GTTTTGCAGGATGAGCTCAACAGGAACATCTTGGACAGCTTGCTCAACTTCACGAGGAAGTGCTCTTCCACTCGCCTACACGGTGACTGGGCATCACAGATGAGGGCGAGTGAGATTCCCACTGCGGCGCTTGTGCTCG GTGTGAATGTCCCAGATCATGACATGACCTTTCAGAGTCTGTCTGAGCTGCTTCAGCAGTCTGTCACTCCTCATGTGGCCTCTGTACAGGCCAAAGAGTGCGGAG CACTGAAGCATTTGATGAAGAGGGTCCTGGAGAGGTTAATGGACACTGTTGTGAGTGTGGacgatgaggaagaggaggaggctgagCCGACCAGTGCTCAGCTTCACAAGAGTGTGCACTGCTCCCTCAGTACACTCTGTGATTGGTACAATACCAAAACAAAG AAATCTGGTACTCCTGGAAAAAAGCGTAGCTCCTCTGATGGAGATGATCTCCAGCAGCCTCCCGTTGTGATTATTTTCAAAGATTTGGAGGCTTTCAACCCACGAGTTCTTCAGGACTTCATACTCATCTGCAG CCGGTACATCGAACGTATTCCGCTGATGTTCATCTTTGGTATCGCCACATCACCCAGCACCATCCAACACATGCTGCCCCACTCTGTGTCCTCCCTGCTGTGTATAGAGCTCTTCCAGTCCCTCTCCTGTACACAGCACCTGGCCACAGTCATAGACAAG TTGATCCTGACATCTCAGTTCCCTTTCAAGCTCAACGGTAAAGTGATGCAGGTGCTGATCAGCATCTTCCTCTACCACGACTTCTCAGTGAGGAACTTCATCAAAGGCATCCAG CTGGCCCTGCTGGagcactttcacagtcagcctCTCAGCGTACTGTGCTGTAAGAAGAAGGAGGCTCAGCTTAATATGATGCAGCTCAGTCACCTCGACTTGGAGAGGATCAGGCAGCTGCCGTCGTTCAAAAG GTATGCAGAGAAGCAAGAAGCTCAGGAACAAGTGAATCTGTTCACAGATGACGCTCATTTAAAG GAGGTGTGTCAGAGGCTGATAAAAGACCTTCACAAATACCACAAGTGCTATTATCCCGTCCTGAGGTGTCTCCACACTCTGACATCATCGTTACCTCGTTACCCCCTCGGAAAACAG ATCAGAGAGCTGCATTTAATATGTCTCGAGAAGAACGTATGGGAGAACGAGGATTACCAGTCAGCTATGAAACTGGTGAA GATGCTGGCTAAAGACGAGCTCATCGCTTTGCTACAGAAGTGTGTGGAGATTCTGCAGGCTGCCAAAGCAAAGAAAATGAAGAGCGCTCTTGTCCAGCTGGAGGATATGCTCGCCAAATTTAAGCAGTTGGACA TAGCTGCTGAACCTCCCCCCAGCGTGGAAGAGAGTCTCACCTCTCCagtgaaacatcttcaaaagAAAACCGACCTGTTCCAGCTGCAGAAG ACGCTGCTGGAGATGAACGAGACTCGGAGGTCCAAGAAGCTGAGTCCGTTCGAGGCTCTACGAAACGAAGCTCTCGAGTTTATCGACAGCTTAGTGAA GAGTCACCTGTCTTCCCCAGAGTCTCAGACACTGTATGAAGTTTGTTACTACACTTCCTCTGCCACTGTGAGACGCCACCTCAACGCAACACCTCGCACCTCCATCCAGGCTGCACTTAACAGTCCCTACTATTATCTCCAG AACGAAAGCCTAAAGACGGAGGACGGGACCGTCTCTAACGCTGCTCCTGATATCTGCATCGCATACAAACTCCATCTTGAGTGCGGCAGGCTGATTAACCTCTACGACTGGCTGGAA gCCTATGCCACTGTTGTCTCTGCGGCTGAGGGTAACAACCCAGATTCTGACAATTACGGGAAAGTGGATGAAGTCAAACA CGCTCGTTTCATCCGAGCTGTGTCTGAGCTTGAATTTTTGGGCTTCATAAAGTCCACCAGGCAGAAGACTGACCACGTGGCTCGACTCACCTGGGGAGGCTGCTGA